In Vibrio japonicus, the following are encoded in one genomic region:
- a CDS encoding DoxX family protein: MTDSNTAPYAAFLLRVTSGLLFLAHGLTKVFVFTIPGTVGFFESLGLPPIIAYLTIVAELLGGLALVLGVATRVVSAALIPVLLGAFWAHSGNGWGFSNAGGGWEYPLFWTLVQIAIGLLGSGVYALKIPVINKLLGQYA, encoded by the coding sequence ATGACTGATTCAAACACCGCCCCTTACGCTGCATTCTTACTAAGAGTGACATCCGGATTGCTATTTTTGGCTCATGGGCTGACAAAAGTATTTGTGTTTACCATCCCTGGCACAGTGGGCTTTTTCGAAAGTCTCGGACTACCTCCGATTATTGCCTACTTGACCATTGTTGCTGAGCTACTTGGCGGTCTGGCATTAGTACTTGGGGTTGCGACACGTGTTGTTTCCGCTGCTTTAATCCCAGTCTTACTTGGCGCTTTCTGGGCCCATTCTGGAAATGGTTGGGGATTTTCAAATGCCGGTGGTGGCTGGGAATACCCACTATTCTGGACTTTAGTACAAATCGCTATTGGTTTGTTGGGGAGTGGCGTTTATGCGCTAAAAATACCGGTAATCAATAAGCTATTAGGCCAGTACGCATAA
- a CDS encoding nitrous oxide reductase accessory protein NosL — translation MNTAKSIFVALLSLFVFGCGEVEQQQMVKQAQAIESADECHLCGMVIKNYPGPKGQAFQKGEDNTVRFCSTRDLLSYILQPENQRQIEQIFVHDMSKTPWQKPEDEYFIDGKEAWYVIGSSQKGAMGKTLATFSKESDAHAFSQEFGGKVYQFGDITIDIL, via the coding sequence ATGAACACCGCTAAAAGTATCTTTGTCGCCTTGCTCTCGCTATTTGTATTTGGGTGTGGAGAAGTAGAACAGCAGCAGATGGTCAAACAGGCGCAAGCCATAGAAAGTGCAGATGAATGTCATCTTTGCGGAATGGTCATTAAAAACTACCCTGGTCCCAAAGGGCAGGCATTTCAAAAAGGCGAAGATAATACGGTCCGTTTTTGCTCGACGAGAGATTTGCTTAGCTACATTTTACAACCTGAGAATCAAAGGCAAATAGAGCAGATATTTGTTCACGATATGAGTAAAACGCCATGGCAAAAGCCAGAAGACGAGTACTTTATCGATGGTAAAGAAGCTTGGTATGTGATTGGTTCAAGTCAAAAAGGCGCGATGGGGAAAACACTCGCCACTTTTAGTAAAGAAAGTGACGCACACGCGTTTAGTCAGGAGTTTGGAGGCAAGGTGTATCAATTTGGTGATATTACTATTGATATTCTATAG
- a CDS encoding glutathione S-transferase family protein has product MLVDGKWTEDWKALQSSDEKGRFVRQISEIRNWITPDGSAGPTGVGGFKAEPGRYRLYVALICPWASRTLMARKLKGLEEMISVTVVNPVLTTQGWRFGGYPGADNDPLFNSGYLHEIYTRAKADYTGRATVPVLWDTKQNVMVNNESADILRMLDTAFEHLVPSGVRLYPKELASNIESLNARIYEDLNNGVYKAGFTKSQEAYEEAANGVFAMLDELEERLDGQDYLLGDRLTETDVRTFVTLIRFDAAYYGLFKTSYKQIANYPNLSAYMERIYRLPGVSDTVSIDHIIAGYYSIKDLNPAGIRPLVPAHISKLVKSVSEI; this is encoded by the coding sequence ATGTTAGTTGATGGAAAATGGACAGAGGACTGGAAAGCTCTGCAAAGCAGTGATGAGAAAGGGCGCTTTGTCCGCCAGATATCCGAAATACGTAACTGGATTACTCCGGACGGCAGTGCTGGTCCTACAGGAGTTGGTGGTTTTAAAGCTGAGCCCGGACGTTACCGCCTTTATGTGGCGTTGATTTGTCCGTGGGCTTCTCGAACTCTGATGGCTAGAAAGCTTAAGGGGTTGGAAGAGATGATATCGGTCACAGTAGTGAACCCGGTACTCACCACTCAGGGATGGCGTTTTGGCGGCTATCCGGGCGCTGACAACGACCCACTATTTAATTCCGGTTATTTGCATGAGATTTATACCCGTGCGAAAGCGGATTACACTGGCCGCGCAACCGTTCCAGTCTTGTGGGATACCAAGCAGAATGTCATGGTTAACAATGAAAGCGCAGATATTTTGCGAATGTTGGATACCGCATTTGAGCACCTTGTGCCATCCGGTGTCAGACTGTATCCAAAGGAGTTGGCATCAAACATTGAAAGCCTAAATGCTCGTATTTATGAAGACTTAAATAATGGTGTTTATAAGGCCGGGTTTACAAAATCTCAAGAAGCCTATGAAGAAGCGGCAAACGGCGTTTTCGCGATGCTCGACGAGCTTGAGGAAAGACTGGATGGGCAGGATTACCTACTGGGTGATCGCTTAACAGAAACTGATGTACGAACCTTTGTGACCTTGATTCGCTTTGATGCCGCGTATTACGGTTTGTTCAAGACTAGTTACAAACAGATTGCTAACTATCCGAACCTGTCGGCTTACATGGAGAGGATATATAGGCTTCCTGGCGTGTCAGACACAGTCAGTATCGACCACATCATAGCGGGATACTACTCAATTAAAGATCTCAACCCAGCAGGTATTCGTCCTCTGGTTCCCGCTCACATTAGTAAGCTCGTTAAGTCAGTAAGCGAAATTTAA
- a CDS encoding LysR family transcriptional regulator, whose product MDLIDGLKAFVATAQTGSFTEAAERLGVSNRLTSKYVAQLEERIGARLLQRTTRQVGLTPTGQELLMRASVLLDEFDDMLGSVSEESKGLTGLLRISAPVTFGEIYITGFLSRFSERHPGLSIDLRLTDSFVDLATDGFDLAFRIGLPDVATLKARKLGEITSFLVASPEYLAEKGTPKTLEDLHHHICVIDTNRRGYGKWVFMDEQGQTTFTPSRNLMVNSARIAKDWAIDGRGIALCPDFVLQEDIEKGRLIKLLANYKAPTQPISAVYLTGNVVPRKVRALIDFAVEDFELHG is encoded by the coding sequence ATGGATTTAATAGATGGATTAAAGGCCTTTGTGGCTACGGCGCAGACAGGCTCTTTTACAGAGGCCGCTGAACGACTTGGCGTTTCAAACCGCTTAACTTCAAAATACGTTGCTCAGTTGGAAGAGCGCATAGGCGCGCGGCTGTTACAAAGAACGACTCGACAGGTTGGATTAACGCCAACTGGGCAAGAATTGCTAATGCGTGCCTCGGTACTTCTGGACGAGTTTGATGATATGTTGGGTTCTGTATCTGAAGAATCGAAAGGATTAACCGGCTTGCTACGCATCTCCGCACCAGTCACTTTCGGTGAAATATACATTACCGGTTTTCTAAGCCGCTTTTCCGAGCGCCATCCCGGACTTTCCATCGATCTTCGCCTTACGGACTCCTTTGTCGACCTTGCTACCGATGGATTCGACCTCGCATTTAGAATTGGCCTCCCTGATGTTGCCACTCTCAAAGCCCGTAAGCTCGGGGAAATCACCAGCTTTCTAGTTGCTTCCCCTGAATATTTGGCAGAGAAAGGCACACCAAAAACACTGGAAGATCTCCACCATCATATCTGTGTGATTGATACCAACCGAAGAGGTTACGGGAAGTGGGTCTTTATGGATGAGCAAGGGCAAACAACATTTACGCCTTCGCGTAACCTTATGGTAAACAGCGCAAGAATTGCTAAGGATTGGGCGATTGATGGACGTGGTATCGCTCTTTGTCCGGACTTTGTTCTACAGGAAGACATTGAAAAGGGGCGATTGATTAAACTACTTGCCAATTACAAAGCTCCAACACAACCCATTAGTGCCGTGTACCTGACAGGAAATGTCGTGCCTCGGAAGGTTAGAGCTTTGATTGACTTCGCGGTAGAAGATTTTGAGTTACATGGTTAA
- a CDS encoding ABC transporter permease — MNPIFAVALKEFQDGLRNRWFVSITLIFALLSIGISYYGSVASGQLTTPSLSTTIASLSSLSVFIIPLIALLLCYDSFVGEQESGTLLLLMTYPISHAQLLLGKFIGQGSIITLSTMLGFGAAGVLLSVTTTHQSIASAFILFIVTSSLLGLCFIALAYLISLLVSEKSKAAGAALLTWLFFVLIFDLVLLGVLVGGYEILDQKILVQIMMLNPADLFRLINLAALNHSDVNGVLAVAINSSLSTSSLIIVMLVWITLPLGISLLVFRQKHL, encoded by the coding sequence ATGAACCCAATTTTTGCTGTTGCGCTTAAAGAGTTTCAAGATGGCCTGAGAAACCGCTGGTTTGTCTCTATTACTTTGATCTTTGCGCTGTTATCTATCGGCATTAGCTACTATGGCAGTGTCGCGTCAGGCCAATTGACCACTCCATCCCTGTCGACCACGATTGCGAGTCTATCCAGCTTGTCCGTGTTCATCATTCCGCTCATCGCACTTTTACTGTGCTACGACAGTTTTGTTGGGGAACAGGAATCAGGAACACTACTGCTTCTTATGACCTACCCAATTAGCCACGCCCAACTGCTACTGGGTAAGTTTATTGGTCAAGGGAGCATTATCACGTTATCGACCATGCTGGGCTTTGGTGCGGCAGGCGTACTACTCAGTGTCACTACAACACACCAATCCATAGCCAGTGCCTTTATCCTCTTTATTGTCACCTCAAGTCTCTTGGGGCTTTGCTTTATTGCATTGGCCTATCTAATCAGTTTGCTGGTGTCGGAGAAATCCAAAGCAGCGGGAGCCGCATTATTAACTTGGCTGTTCTTCGTGTTGATATTCGATCTCGTATTGCTTGGCGTTTTAGTGGGAGGGTATGAAATCCTCGATCAAAAAATATTGGTTCAGATCATGATGCTGAATCCCGCTGATCTTTTCCGACTCATTAACCTTGCTGCGCTCAACCACAGTGATGTCAATGGGGTATTGGCTGTTGCTATAAACAGCAGTCTGTCTACGTCAAGTTTAATCATTGTTATGCTTGTATGGATTACGCTGCCTCTCGGCATTTCTCTATTGGTTTTCCGACAAAAACACCTCTAA